GGAGCGCGCACGACGCCTCAATCTCGCCTCGAACACCGCCAAGCGCTACGACCGTGTCGCCGAGCCCAAGCGCCTCATACGTACCCCCAAACGCCCTCGTGGATCCCTACCGCGATCACCTGCGCAAGCGCCGACTGGAGAACCCAGCCGTCCCCGTCACCCATCTCCTCCAGGAGAGCAGAGCGCTGGGCTGCACCGGCAGCTCAAAACCCGCTGGTCCGCTACATCAACCAGGGCCGTGCCGAGGCCGACCGGCCCGCCCCCTCGCCCCGCTACCTGCTCACCCGCCCCGACCGCCTCAAGGACCACCAGCGGGAACGTATCGAGGCTGCCCACGCTGCCTGCCGCGAAATGACCGCTCTGGCCGACCTCATCCACCACTTCGCGTGCTGGATCCCGGCGACGGCAAGCCACCCTGTTGAGCACCCGACCCGGAGGCTCCGCCTTCGGGCGTCACCCGCCAAGCACTTCGCCCGTCGGACCTCAACCATAGGGGACTGAAGTACGCGAAGGCGCAATACAAGCTTCCAGAGCGGATGGAGTGCGGCATGGAGTCCGAAGATTTTTGATCATCGACAAGAAATTCCACGCATTGTATCTGGTCAGCACCTGGCTGGAGTGCGTCGCCTTTACTCCCGGAGTGGGAGGGCTCGTGAAGCTCCTGGCGGACAAAATTGGTCTTGGGGTGACCCATCTACCAGGAGATTGTTCGTTCTGTGACCCCAACCCCCCTGTCGCAGTGAGGTCCAAAAGGGCTCATCCAGTACTCTGGATGTTGCGCGCCTCGCCAGGCTTCATATATGTCGCGATAACCATGGGAGAAGAATCTTTCAGGGGTGCACCCTCCCAATTCGACCACTGATTTTCTTTTTCCAGTTCCGCAAACTTTGCGTAGTCGTCAATTTCGGCCACGGAAGTAAGGCGCGATATTTCAGACCCGATGCGGGTCGTGCCGTCACTCTCGAACCATATGTTCGAGCAATGCCAAATCTCTCCCCCGGGAAGCAGTGTGCTGTGCATCTGAACGCCAGTATTCGGTTCCGGATAGGGAAAGAAGAATGTTTCACGACTTCTCCCCTCGTGCGCAGCAATGATGGCATCCTTATTATGTGTCTCTATGACCAGGCGGCCTCCTGGAATCAGGAGCTTGGCCGCTTGAACCACCGCTTGCTGCTGGTCTTGTTTTGTCCGAAGCTGAGAAAACGTCCCACAAACGGCATAGACGAGACCGAAACGCCTGCCTGAAGCATACTTTCGAATATCACCGAGTTCCGAGCGCACAAAGTGAGACCTGTCGTCCCTCGCGAGCCCTTTCAACATCTCTGGCGAGGAGTCGATTCCGAGGATTTCCCCGACTAGATTCGACAGAGGTATAGCGACACGCCCTGTACCTACACCAAACTCTACAGTGCCAGCGGTGGGTTCGGGATGCAAGTCCGCAAGTCTTTGCGCGAGGCTATCTGCGCTTGCATCTTTCGGATACAGTCGATCATACCATCCATCAAATTGTGCACCGTATCCACTGTCGTCGGTAATTTCCATGTTTTAAGACCTCTCAATTGGCGAAATCCAAAAGCTCCGCACATGGGATCCGTTTCGTTTCCGTAGAGACAGAGCCCGAGTTCCCATACCCGCACAGCACAGCGGCGAGCTCGAACAGGACATCCGCACGGGCGGTGAGATTGGCGTAGAACTCTCCTGGACGGATGAAACTCGCGGTTCGCGCAGTAATGCGAACCGCCGATGCCCCACACGGTTTGCTTCCGTTGATGGACAGCCTCAGATTTTTCCGCGCGTGGCTTCTTCAGTGAGGCCTGGTCATTGCGGGGCGATGCCGGTGGATGGCCCGCCCAGAAGTGGGGCGAGCAGGTCGACGTGCCGGCGGGCACTTTCGAGGGCGAGGAGGACGCCCGTGCTCCCTGCGCCGAGGCACATGGACAGCCGGAACAAGTTCTCGTAGGGGAAGGCAGCACCGTTGCCGAAGGGGACGGAAAACCGCCAGATGTTACGTGCGAGATCCTCGACAGCCGGGCGGTCGTCCTGGTGCCCCAGAACAGAAAGCGTATACAACTGCCCCGCGGCCCCCGACAGGAGGCCCGGCGCTAGCTGGAACCCGTCGCGCACGGCCCGGCGGCAGCGCGACAGAGCAGCCGCCTTGACGACGTCGTGCTGGTGGGCAAGCCACGCATTCAGGGCCAGGGCCGTTCCCGCCACTCCGGTTCCCAGAGTCGGGGAGAGTTCCTTCGCCGCCTCGCTCTCCGGGTCCAAACCGATGCGCGCGATCTCCGCGTCGAGCGCCTTCCCCGCAGAGTGGAGGTACGCCTTGTCGCCGATGCGCTCGTAAAGACGAACGAGGAAGAGGGCTGCTGCGGCTCTGCCTGCCGCAAGACCGAGGCCCTGTTCGTCCTCCCGTTCCAGGGCGGCGACGACCCGGTCGCCATACTCCCCGGCCGCGGTCAGGTAGGCGCTGTCCCCGGTCCGGGCCTGGAACCCGAGAAGCGACAGTCCGACACCGGGCAGGCCAGAGTAGAGACTGAGGGTCGTGGGGGCCTTCCCGGACAGGGTCCTCTCCACGAGCCGGGCTGCCTGCTCGCGCCGCCCCAGGAGGTCCAGCACGGTGGCCGCTCCGTGCACCCCGGCGAACAGCCCGTGAACGGTCGATCCCTTCAGCGTCCGCATGGTGGTGCTCAGCCAGTCGATCCACTCCTCCTCCAGGGGCTGTCCCGTCGCGTGGAGGGCGTAGAGGACGCCGGCAGCACCCTCACGCAGGCAGACTCCGCCCATGTTGCCCAGCCCCGTCGGGGGACCGGGGAACAGGCGGTCGGCGCGAGTCGGCGTGGCGGAGCTCCTCACCGCGCGGGCCACCAGTTCCGCATGCTCGGCAGGGGAAGCCGTGCGCAGGTCAGGACCGTCAGAGTCGGCCTCTGGCTTCCCCTGCCGCAGGGTGGAGGCCGCCGACCGGGTGAAGCCTGCGGGAAGCGGGAAGCGTTCCTGCGCCCAGGTGGCGAACTCGTCGGACTTGCGGACGTCCAGAGGACTGAGCGCCAGGAAGGGCGCGAAGTGGTACAGCTTCACCGCCGCGAGTCCATGGTCGTCGATAGCCACGCCCTCGGTGCCCGCCGGTGCGGCGAAGCCGGCAGCACCAGCCAGGCCCGTTCGGGGGGTCCCCACGGGGTGGGCAGCTTCAAAGTCGATGAAGATGTAACGCCCGTCCGGACGGACGATGATGTTTTGTGGGTGCACGTCGCCGAAGACGATCCCGGCGTCGTGCAGGGCGGAGAGCGCACCCTCCACGGCCGACACGCTCTCCGTGGCCCATTGCGTGTACGTGCTCACGTCCATCCGCTCGCCCTGGCCGAGTCCATGCCCTGGATACCGGCTCAGGACGGCGGTCCCCAGCGTCTGGCCCTCGACGTACTCCTGCACCAAGAAGTGGTGCTCCCACAGGGTCAGATAGTCGTGCACGCGGGGGGAATGGTCCGTCTCCTGGGCCTTGAGCAGCATGGTGTGCTCGTGCCGGAGACGGGCGACCGCGTCCAGCCCCCTGCTGTCGACCGCCGCGTATGGACGGGCTTCCTTCAGCACGACCTGCTCACCCGTGCGCGGGTCCTTCCCCACGTAGACCCCGCCGCCATTCGAATAGTGCAAGGGACGGATGTCCTCGTACGGCATCTCCACACGGCTCAAGGCGCTGAGCTGATCAAGGCGTTCCCGCAAGAACGCAGGCATCACCACGCCGTCCGGAACCTGAAAGGAGGCGCCGCGCCGGTCTTCGACGAGCGTGCCGTCCGGTGTCCTGACGGCCGTAATGGGTGCCCCGTCCGTTCCCTCCAGCATGATCTCCGCGAAGGCGCCGTAGCGGAGGAAGACGGGGCTCTCGTCGCTCCACCGCAGATCGCTCAGTACGTAAGGGCCCCTGAAGCCGGCCAGCGCGGTGTCAAGTTCCTCCAGGAGGATGCGCAGCTCGTCCTCGTTCGATGGATAGACGGCGAGGAACTTACCCGACGAGCCGCGGTGGGCGTACTTGGAATTGAGCGATTTCAGCATGGCCGCACTGCGAAGGTACTTGAACGCGACCTGCCGACGGGCACACACCGCCGCGACAACGCCCAGCACCCGCTGAGCGTCTTCCCCGGTGGTGGAAACGTGGATTTTCCAGCCTTGCTCAGGGAGCGGTCTACCGAAGTCGACCCGGGTCCATATATCTGCCTCGGATTCCCGGCGCCGCCCCGATCCGATCTCGGGAGGGGGCCATTTGGTGGCGTCGTCCTTGAGGCGGCCGGGCACGTCGAAGAACAGAGGATGAGCCATGGCGTGCAACTCGAAACCGGTGAGGCCCACAAGAATCTCCCAGAAGAATAGCTGTAACAAGACAGCGGAATGCGTATAAGGGAAACGGTGATCCCAGAAGAGGCCTTATGCGTCCGCACGACCCAAGGGTGGCCCGCCATGGTGCGGGCCACCCGAGGAACCCGTGCCGCGTCGGCGTCGCCGACACGGCGAACCAGATCCGACGTCAGTCGAAGCTGGTGGCCGTGGTGCCGGTGCTGTACGGGTAAGGACACGCAGCTTCCTCCCCGGAAATTCCGGAAAGATCGCTATCGATAACCTGCTGGAGGTCCAGAATATTCACCATGTTGGGAATACCCTTTCGGGAGCCCGGCCACGGAAGTCAACTGTTCCGCGGCCGGGATCGACGGACTGATTGTCAGCTGGTCGTCCAGGTCGTGATGGTGATCGTGGTGGTGACCGTGGTGGTAGTCGCCGCGACCTGCGCGTGGTCGTCAACGTCGCCCTTGAGTTCCTGCAGGTCAAGAATGTTCAGCATAGCCCGACTCCTTTCGATGTATGTCGGAGCCCGACGGCTCCGCACGTGGCGTTCTACCCGGACTGTCCGTGAGGCGGCGATCGCGGTATCGCTGGGTGCGCGGCCACCACCTCGTCGGAGAGTGGCGCTCCGTCAGGCCCCTGTGGTGGTGGTGACGGTGATGGTGGTGGTGATAGTGGTCCAGCCGGTACCAGCGGCCACGACCGCGTTCTGGTCGGCGTCCGACGGTGCCATTTCCTGCAGTTCCAGGATGTTCATGGGTCTCTCCTTGTCCGGCCGAATCACGGCCGGTGAGTTGGACTAGAGGGTTGGGGCCTCGGAGGTGAGGGCCCTGGTGTTTCGGTTGGTGCCCGGTTTACTTACCGGCCGAGTGACGGCTGACGGGCAACCGTCAGTTCGTGGTAACCGTGGTCGTCGTGGTGATGGTGGTCGTAAGGGTCCAGGTGGAGACAGCGGTTTCCGCCTCCTCGGCCGGCTTGACCACTAGAGACTGAAGATCGAGAATCGACATGACGAATCGCTCCTTCGTTGATTTTCCTTGAGAACGCTGTTTCGACCCCAAGCGTAAAACGACATTTGAAATACGCATGGCTAAGCCCTGCGAATTTTTTCCTATTGCGTTTGCCTGGAAGGTCCATCGAGAGAATGCTAAGAAATATTCGACGGCGAGTATAGAACGATTACGCCGCCGCGTGGCACCCGAGTTCCATCTACTGGGTTCTTTCATCGTTGCCACTCCAGGGTGCAATGGAGCCACAGGCTTCACCTGCCGTACCCCCGGCGTCCCAGCGGACTGTGTCCCCGCCTCGGGAGCGACGACGGCCGGGCGAACCGGCTGACTGGTGGCCGGCTTCGGCACGGGGCCGCTCGGTGTGACCTCAACGGTCGGTTGGGCGGAGGTCTGTGCCACTTCGGGCGCCGCCTCGGCCTGGTCCCGCGCCGATACCTCGGCGGGAACGGGAGAAGGAGCGGGCTG
This window of the Streptomyces sp. NBC_01275 genome carries:
- a CDS encoding class I SAM-dependent methyltransferase, which gives rise to MEITDDSGYGAQFDGWYDRLYPKDASADSLAQRLADLHPEPTAGTVEFGVGTGRVAIPLSNLVGEILGIDSSPEMLKGLARDDRSHFVRSELGDIRKYASGRRFGLVYAVCGTFSQLRTKQDQQQAVVQAAKLLIPGGRLVIETHNKDAIIAAHEGRSRETFFFPYPEPNTGVQMHSTLLPGGEIWHCSNIWFESDGTTRIGSEISRLTSVAEIDDYAKFAELEKENQWSNWEGAPLKDSSPMVIATYMKPGEARNIQSTG
- the lanKC gene encoding class III lanthionine synthetase LanKC, whose amino-acid sequence is MGLTGFELHAMAHPLFFDVPGRLKDDATKWPPPEIGSGRRRESEADIWTRVDFGRPLPEQGWKIHVSTTGEDAQRVLGVVAAVCARRQVAFKYLRSAAMLKSLNSKYAHRGSSGKFLAVYPSNEDELRILLEELDTALAGFRGPYVLSDLRWSDESPVFLRYGAFAEIMLEGTDGAPITAVRTPDGTLVEDRRGASFQVPDGVVMPAFLRERLDQLSALSRVEMPYEDIRPLHYSNGGGVYVGKDPRTGEQVVLKEARPYAAVDSRGLDAVARLRHEHTMLLKAQETDHSPRVHDYLTLWEHHFLVQEYVEGQTLGTAVLSRYPGHGLGQGERMDVSTYTQWATESVSAVEGALSALHDAGIVFGDVHPQNIIVRPDGRYIFIDFEAAHPVGTPRTGLAGAAGFAAPAGTEGVAIDDHGLAAVKLYHFAPFLALSPLDVRKSDEFATWAQERFPLPAGFTRSAASTLRQGKPEADSDGPDLRTASPAEHAELVARAVRSSATPTRADRLFPGPPTGLGNMGGVCLREGAAGVLYALHATGQPLEEEWIDWLSTTMRTLKGSTVHGLFAGVHGAATVLDLLGRREQAARLVERTLSGKAPTTLSLYSGLPGVGLSLLGFQARTGDSAYLTAAGEYGDRVVAALEREDEQGLGLAAGRAAAALFLVRLYERIGDKAYLHSAGKALDAEIARIGLDPESEAAKELSPTLGTGVAGTALALNAWLAHQHDVVKAAALSRCRRAVRDGFQLAPGLLSGAAGQLYTLSVLGHQDDRPAVEDLARNIWRFSVPFGNGAAFPYENLFRLSMCLGAGSTGVLLALESARRHVDLLAPLLGGPSTGIAPQ
- a CDS encoding class III lanthipeptide, yielding MLNILDLQELKGDVDDHAQVAATTTTVTTTITITTWTTS